The nucleotide sequence CGAGAGGGGGGCTGCTTGCCGGTGTGGCCGGGTTGTTCACCGGAGCCGGCCTCATCTCGATGTACATCGGATTCTCCCAGGGGTCGGCGACGATGGTCGCCACGCTCGGTGCCATGTATTTCGTCGTCGCGGCCATCATCAGTATGACCGTTCTCGGGGACGAGGTTACGATCACGAAATGTATCGGAATCGCGTTCGCAGGTCTCAGTATCGTCCTGATCACCCGGTAGGGGTA is from Haloplanus salinarum and encodes:
- a CDS encoding EamA family transporter, which encodes MGLAEIDSGIVFGSITMVTWGIWTVLGNAASESIDPRTAAAISYLVAGLLALGFLVVSDASLAVTARGGLLAGVAGLFTGAGLISMYIGFSQGSATMVATLGAMYFVVAAIISMTVLGDEVTITKCIGIAFAGLSIVLITR